The following are from one region of the Nicotiana tabacum cultivar K326 chromosome 3, ASM71507v2, whole genome shotgun sequence genome:
- the LOC107784714 gene encoding NEDD8-specific protease 1-like: MAKTKADEKILGYNDVVLRRSDLDILNGPNYLNDRIIEFYFSYLSSSFPSDDILLVPPSIAFWIKECPDPASLKDFMEPLHLPRRKLILLPINDNSDVCMAEGGSHWSLLAFERNSNVFVHHDSSYGFMNEYHAKQVYKVTLPYTASSATYKECPGTPKQVNGYDCGVYALAIARVICQWYASSGTLDADTLWFSHFEQVSPSAVSMMRYEILGLVKGLTAAPKSVA, translated from the coding sequence ATGGCTAAAACCAAAGCAGATGAGAAGATTCTCGGCTACAACGATGTTGTTCTCAGGCGATCAGATTTGGACATTCTCAATGGTCCTAATTATCTCAATGACCGCATCATTGAGTTCTATTTTAGCTATCTCAGCTCAAGCTTTCCATCTGACGACATATTGCTGGTACCACCTTCTATTGCTTTCTGGATTAAAGAGTGTCCTGATCCTGCAAGCCTGAAGGATTTCATGGAACCACTTCATCTTCCTAGAAGGAAGTTGATTCTCTTACCTATCAACGATAATTCTGATGTGTGCATGGCTGAAGGTGGGAGTCATTGGAGCTTACTGGCTTTTGAGAGAAACTCCAATGTATTTGTACATCATGACAGCAGCTACGGGTTCATGAATGAGTATCACGCCAAACAAGTATACAAGGTTACTCTTCCTTATACAGCGTCCAGCGCTACTTACAAAGAATGTCCAGGCACGCCAAAGCAAGTGAATGGTTATGATTGTGGCGTATATGCCTTAGCGATTGCACGAGTCATCTGTCAATGGTATGCTAGCAGTGGAACCCTAGATGCAGATACTCTGTGGTTCTCCCATTTTGAACAGGTCAGTCCAAGTGCTGTTTCTATGATGCGTTATGAGATTCTGGGTTTAGTAAAAGGTCTGACGGCTGCACCTAAGAGTGTGGCGTAA